The Cronobacter sakazakii genome has a window encoding:
- a CDS encoding N-acetylmuramoyl-L-alanine amidase produces MKLRGWPLLLAALLAGCAGEKGIVDRGDYRVDTRRAAQAAYPRIKVLVIHYTADDFDTSLATLTDRHVSSHYLIPANPPQKGGKPVIWQLVPERELAWHAGISFWRGATRLNDTSVGIELENYGYRKIDGQKQYFPFSPPQIAVLSKLARDIIQRYQIAPQNVVAHADIAPQRKDDPGPLFPWQALAAQGIGAWPDESRVAFYLAGRNPYAPVDEATLLDLLARYGYEVTPQMSEAQRKRVIQAFQMHFRPARYDGLPDAQSEAIAGALLEKYGQG; encoded by the coding sequence ATGAAGCTGCGTGGCTGGCCGCTGTTACTGGCGGCACTGCTCGCGGGCTGCGCGGGCGAAAAAGGGATTGTCGATCGCGGCGACTATAGAGTGGATACGCGCCGCGCGGCGCAGGCGGCGTATCCGCGCATCAAAGTGCTAGTTATTCACTACACCGCCGATGATTTTGACACCTCGCTTGCCACGCTGACCGACCGGCACGTCAGCTCGCACTATCTGATCCCGGCGAACCCGCCGCAAAAAGGCGGCAAACCGGTTATCTGGCAGCTGGTGCCGGAGCGCGAGCTGGCGTGGCATGCGGGCATCAGTTTCTGGCGTGGAGCCACGCGCCTGAACGATACCTCCGTGGGCATTGAGCTGGAAAACTACGGCTACCGGAAAATCGACGGTCAGAAGCAGTACTTCCCGTTCAGCCCGCCGCAGATAGCCGTGCTCAGCAAGCTTGCGCGCGACATCATTCAGCGCTACCAGATTGCCCCGCAAAACGTCGTGGCGCATGCGGATATCGCGCCGCAGCGCAAAGACGATCCGGGGCCGCTCTTTCCGTGGCAGGCGCTGGCGGCACAAGGGATCGGGGCATGGCCGGATGAATCGCGCGTGGCGTTTTATCTCGCCGGGCGTAACCCTTACGCGCCGGTGGATGAAGCAACGCTGCTGGATCTGCTGGCGCGCTACGGCTATGAAGTGACGCCGCAGATGAGCGAGGCGCAGCGCAAACGTGTGATTCAGGCGTTTCAGATGCACTTTCGCCCCGCACGCTACGATGGCCTGCCGGACGCGCAAAGCGAGGCCATCGCCGGGGCGCTGCTGGAGAAATATGGTCAGGGGTGA
- a CDS encoding heavy metal-binding domain-containing protein, translating into MQFSTTPTLEGQVIVEYCGVVTGEAILGANIFRDFFAGIRDIVGGRSGAYEKELRKAREIAFRELGDQAASLGADAVVGIDIDYETVGKDGSMLMVSVSGTAVKTRR; encoded by the coding sequence ATGCAGTTTTCCACCACCCCAACCCTGGAAGGACAAGTCATTGTTGAGTATTGCGGCGTCGTCACCGGCGAGGCGATCCTCGGCGCGAATATCTTTCGCGACTTCTTCGCAGGCATCCGCGACATCGTCGGCGGCCGCTCCGGCGCGTATGAAAAAGAGCTGCGCAAGGCGCGTGAAATCGCGTTTCGCGAGCTGGGCGACCAGGCGGCGTCGCTGGGGGCCGATGCGGTTGTCGGGATCGATATCGATTATGAAACCGTCGGCAAAGACGGCAGCATGCTGATGGTGAGCGTTTCCGGTACGGCGGTGAAAACCCGTCGATGA
- a CDS encoding lipoprotein has translation MRHSVLTLALPCALLLSACTTVTPAFKDIGSRSGPCVEGGPDTVAEQFYQHRIEQRSQGLTNLTSLRPYLSDSLYQLLDKSNRENHAGNGFLRTDPFSSRTETPERVRVASASRIPNTDARNIPLRVEQQRGETKWLDEVLMVREGQCWTVDDVRYLGGTVHAPAGTLRQSLERR, from the coding sequence ATGCGCCATTCAGTTCTGACTCTGGCTCTTCCGTGCGCCCTGCTGCTGAGCGCCTGTACGACCGTGACGCCCGCCTTTAAGGATATCGGCTCGCGAAGCGGTCCGTGTGTGGAAGGCGGCCCTGATACCGTGGCGGAACAGTTCTACCAGCATCGCATCGAACAGCGCAGCCAGGGGCTGACGAACCTGACGTCTCTGCGTCCCTATTTAAGCGATTCGCTCTATCAGTTGCTGGATAAATCGAACCGTGAGAACCATGCCGGGAACGGCTTCTTGCGTACCGATCCGTTCTCCAGCCGCACCGAAACGCCTGAGCGCGTGCGCGTCGCCAGCGCCTCGCGTATCCCGAACACCGACGCACGCAATATTCCGCTGCGTGTGGAGCAGCAGCGCGGCGAGACAAAATGGCTTGATGAAGTGCTGATGGTGCGCGAAGGCCAGTGCTGGACGGTGGACGATGTGCGCTATCTGGGCGGCACCGTACATGCGCCAGCGGGCACGCTGCGCCAGTCGCTGGAGCGTCGCTAA
- the artP gene encoding arginine ABC transporter ATP-binding protein ArtP, with amino-acid sequence MSIQLNGINCFYGAHQALFDITLSCPEGETLVLLGPSGAGKSSLLRVLNLLEMPRSGQLSIAGNQFDFAKAPGDKAIRELRRNVGMVFQQYNLWPHLTVLDNLIEAPCRVLGLSKEAARKRADKLLERLRLTPYVDRYPLHLSGGQQQRVAIARALMMEPQVLLFDEPTAALDPEITAQIVSIIRELSQTGITQVIVTHEVEVARKTASRVVYMENGHIIEQGDASCFSAPATEAFKNYLSH; translated from the coding sequence ATGAGTATTCAACTAAACGGCATAAACTGCTTCTACGGCGCGCATCAGGCGCTGTTTGACATCACGCTCAGCTGCCCCGAGGGCGAAACGCTGGTGTTGCTTGGCCCAAGCGGCGCGGGTAAAAGCTCGCTGCTGCGGGTACTCAATTTGCTGGAGATGCCGCGTTCCGGGCAGCTCAGCATTGCGGGCAACCAGTTTGATTTCGCGAAGGCGCCGGGCGACAAAGCGATTCGCGAACTGCGCCGCAACGTCGGCATGGTCTTCCAGCAGTACAATCTGTGGCCGCACCTGACGGTGCTGGATAATCTTATCGAGGCCCCGTGCCGGGTGCTCGGGCTCAGCAAAGAGGCCGCGCGTAAGCGTGCCGATAAACTGCTGGAACGCCTGCGCCTGACGCCGTATGTCGATCGTTATCCGCTGCACCTTTCCGGTGGTCAGCAGCAGCGCGTGGCGATTGCGCGCGCGCTGATGATGGAGCCGCAGGTGCTGCTGTTCGACGAACCGACGGCCGCGCTCGACCCGGAAATCACCGCGCAGATAGTCAGCATCATCCGCGAGCTCTCCCAGACCGGGATCACGCAGGTGATTGTGACGCATGAAGTGGAAGTGGCGCGTAAAACCGCCAGCCGGGTAGTCTATATGGAAAATGGACATATTATCGAGCAGGGCGACGCGAGCTGCTTTAGCGCCCCTGCGACCGAGGCGTTTAAAAACTATCTTTCCCACTGA
- the artI gene encoding arginine ABC transporter substrate-binding protein ArtI, protein MKNVLIAALLASVSLSAAAAQTIRFATEASYPPFESMDAGNKIVGFDVDLANALCKEIDATCTFTNQAFDSLIPALKFKRVDAVMAGMDITPEREKQVLFTTPYYDNSALFVGLQGKNSSIEQLKGKRVGVQNGTTHQKYITDKHPEITTVPYDSYQTARLDLQNGRIDAVFGDTAVVTEWLKTNPKLAAVGDKVTDKDYFGTGLGIAVRQGNTELQQKFNTALEKVKKDGTYKAIYDKWFQK, encoded by the coding sequence ATGAAAAACGTATTGATTGCCGCGCTTCTCGCAAGCGTTAGCCTTTCCGCCGCCGCAGCACAAACTATTCGTTTCGCAACCGAAGCCTCTTACCCTCCGTTTGAGTCCATGGATGCGGGCAACAAAATCGTCGGTTTCGACGTCGATCTGGCCAACGCGCTCTGTAAAGAGATCGATGCGACCTGCACCTTCACCAACCAGGCGTTCGACAGCCTGATCCCGGCGCTGAAATTCAAGCGTGTGGACGCGGTCATGGCTGGCATGGATATCACGCCTGAGCGCGAAAAACAGGTGCTGTTTACTACGCCGTACTACGACAACTCCGCGCTGTTCGTGGGTTTACAGGGTAAAAACAGCAGCATCGAACAGCTGAAAGGCAAGCGCGTGGGCGTGCAGAACGGCACCACTCACCAGAAATACATCACCGACAAACACCCGGAAATCACCACGGTGCCGTATGACAGCTACCAGACCGCGCGCCTGGATCTGCAAAACGGCCGTATCGACGCCGTATTCGGCGACACTGCCGTTGTGACCGAGTGGCTGAAAACCAACCCGAAACTGGCCGCCGTTGGCGATAAAGTGACGGACAAAGACTATTTCGGCACCGGCCTTGGCATCGCGGTTCGTCAGGGCAACACCGAGCTTCAGCAGAAATTCAACACTGCGCTGGAGAAAGTGAAGAAAGACGGCACTTACAAGGCCATCTACGACAAATGGTTCCAGAAGTAA
- the artQ gene encoding arginine ABC transporter permease ArtQ, with amino-acid sequence MNDMLPLASAAGMTVGLAVCALGLGLVLAMLFAVLESAKWRPVGWLATALVTLLRGLPEILVVLFIYFGSSQLLLTLSDGFTIPLGFTSIPVQVQIDNFDVSPFLCGVIALALLYSAYASQTLRGALKAVPHGQWESGQALGLSKSAIFFRLVMPQMWRHALPGLGNQWLVLLKDTALVSLISVNDLMLQTKSIATRTQEPFTWYIIAAAIYLVITLISQYILKRIDLRATRFERRPG; translated from the coding sequence ATGAACGATATGTTACCTTTAGCAAGCGCCGCCGGGATGACCGTCGGCCTTGCCGTTTGCGCGCTTGGCCTGGGGCTGGTGCTGGCGATGCTGTTCGCCGTGCTGGAATCGGCGAAGTGGCGGCCGGTCGGCTGGCTTGCCACGGCGCTGGTTACCCTTCTGCGCGGCCTGCCGGAAATTCTGGTGGTGCTGTTTATCTATTTCGGCTCCTCGCAACTGCTGCTCACCCTCTCGGACGGCTTTACGATCCCGCTTGGTTTCACGTCCATTCCGGTACAAGTGCAGATCGATAATTTCGACGTCAGCCCGTTCCTGTGCGGTGTGATTGCCCTCGCCCTGCTCTATTCCGCCTATGCCTCGCAGACGCTGCGCGGCGCGCTGAAAGCGGTGCCGCACGGCCAGTGGGAATCGGGCCAGGCGCTGGGCCTGTCGAAATCGGCGATTTTCTTTCGTCTCGTGATGCCGCAGATGTGGCGCCACGCGCTGCCGGGGCTTGGCAACCAGTGGCTGGTGCTGCTGAAAGACACCGCGCTGGTGTCGCTGATTAGCGTGAACGATTTGATGCTGCAAACCAAAAGTATTGCCACCCGCACCCAGGAGCCGTTTACCTGGTACATTATCGCGGCGGCGATTTATCTGGTGATCACCCTGATAAGCCAGTACATCCTTAAGCGTATCGACCTGCGCGCCACGCGCTTTGAGCGGAGGCCGGGCTGA